A window of the Diorhabda carinulata isolate Delta chromosome 1, icDioCari1.1, whole genome shotgun sequence genome harbors these coding sequences:
- the LOC130891713 gene encoding uncharacterized protein LOC130891713: MSTDNSTSNDDVSEVVADYKYRLVVFVGKKKKKDIDIVPSSWIFYDEKTDTIKCKFMPPPYDVKRSDTLSKMVQNCEQPINDWPVYSVDIRGRARTFEEANELAIQLEYKPFAYSTQNEETAKVKAANDVHFFKNRKTFRDESLKMLNEINIDLGEKTRVNRAQPSSQKLPTEEDKQDRYYSSTDSDEEHCYDASRSKKKKIITRKNIKRSRISSSSTSDSNLKIDENNPQTPNVMEKLDKNCQPVLLCSSTNQHSIEKIEGDQFEKLYRMIDARFKTFSNEISEKFTKLNSQYNSLSLQIGQLSGKIIEIQHQLTKNNINNTDIEVDSDDENAEIKLPCKTKIDFDQFDEKLEKDKNFHKKIPTLRKVFSKPGEDVPDQNILDAMASALHNCKDWDGGRTARSKKPAEANSEIDNEHI; the protein is encoded by the exons ATGAGTACTGATAATAGTACATCAAATGATGATGTATCAGAAGTGGTTGCAGATTATAAGTATAGACTAGTTGTTTTTGttggtaagaaaaaaaaaaaagatattgacaTAGTGCCATCGTCTTggattttttatgatgaaaaaacagaCACAATCAAGTGCAAATTTATGCCTCCACCATACGATGTAAAGCGATCGGATACGTTATCAAAAATGGTACAGAATTGTGAACAACCGATAAATGATTGGccagtttattcagtagacatCCGAGGAAGAGCTC GAACGTTTGAAGAAGCTAATGAATTGGCTATCCAATTGGAATATAAGCCATTTGCTTATTCTACACAAAATGAAGAGACAGCTAAAGTAAAGGCTGCTAATgatgtgcatttttttaaaaatagaaaaacattcaGAGATGAATCTTTGAAGATGTTAAATGAAATCAACATCGATTTAGGTGAAAAAACACGTGTGAATAGAG ctcAGCCATCATCGCAAAAGTTACCAACAGAAGAAGATAAACAAGATAGATATTATTCTTCCACAGACTCAGACGAAGAACATTGTTACGATGCATCtagatcaaaaaaaaagaaaatcattaccagaaaaaatatcaaaagatctcGCATATCTTCGTCCAGTACATCTGattcgaatttaaaaattgatgaaaataatccaCAAACACCTAATGTAATGGAAAAGCTAGATAAGAATTGTCAACCAGTATTATTATGCTCGTCAACAAACCaacattcaattgaaaaaatcgaaggTGACCAATTTG AAAAGTTATATCGTATGATTGATGCCCGCTTTAAgactttttcaaatgaaatatcggAGAAATTCACTAAACTCAATAGTCAATATAATTCATTATCTTTACAAATTGGACAGTtaagtggaaaaattattgagattcagcatcaattaacaaagaataatatcaataacaCAGATATTGAAGTCGATAGTGATGATGAAAATGCTGAAATAAAACTTCcatgtaaaacaaaaatagattttgatcagttcgatgaaaaacttgaaaaagataagaattttcacaaaaaaattc cgACGCtcagaaaagttttttcgaaaccAGGCGAAGATGTCCCAGACCAAAATATTCTTGATGCTATGGCTTCAGCTCTACATAATTGTAAAGACTGGGACGGTGGACGAACTGCTCGTTCCAAGAAACCTGCTGAAGCTAATAGTGAAATAGACAATGAGCATATTTAG